In Candidatus Cohnella colombiensis, one DNA window encodes the following:
- a CDS encoding sugar transferase, whose protein sequence is MKRLIDITIALLVLLLLLPAWLVIALLIKWTSSGPVLFMQDRPGRGTKVFGVYKFRTMKLGSETMIKGHEVMKDDDRVTSIGKLLRRTKLDEIPQMLNVLKGEMSLIGPRPERIDYLPEYTAEELKRFNVRPGLTGLAQVSGGIYISLDERHRYDVYYVDHYSLWLDIKIVVRTIGVILFGEEKYMNRELVSFKKIEKSSEKEQLLNRQY, encoded by the coding sequence ATGAAGAGATTAATAGATATTACGATCGCATTACTTGTGCTCCTTCTTTTATTACCCGCTTGGTTAGTTATAGCGCTGCTCATTAAATGGACTTCGTCTGGTCCAGTACTGTTTATGCAAGATCGACCTGGGCGGGGAACGAAAGTTTTCGGAGTATATAAATTTCGAACGATGAAATTAGGGTCAGAAACGATGATCAAAGGTCATGAGGTTATGAAAGATGATGATCGCGTTACGTCGATTGGGAAGCTGCTAAGAAGAACAAAGCTGGATGAGATTCCACAGATGCTTAATGTGTTAAAGGGCGAAATGAGTCTCATAGGGCCGCGGCCTGAACGTATCGACTATTTACCTGAATATACCGCAGAGGAGCTTAAACGTTTTAACGTGCGTCCAGGATTAACAGGTCTAGCGCAAGTTAGTGGGGGGATATACATATCGTTAGATGAGCGTCATCGTTATGATGTCTATTATGTGGATCATTATAGTTTGTGGCTAGATATTAAAATAGTAGTCAGAACGATCGGTGTTATACTATTCGGGGAAGAAAAATATATGAATCGAGAGCTTGTAAGCTTTAAGAAGATAGAAAAATCTAGTGAAAAAGAACAATTATTAAATAGGCAATACTAG
- the pyrE gene encoding orotate phosphoribosyltransferase — MSETKLTQLPATIAGHLLDIGAVHLRPNDPFTWTSGIKSPIYCDNRLTMGFPIIRDTIAEGFASIIRAKYPDATVIAGTATAGIPHAAWVAQKLNLPMAYVRDKAKGHGKQNQIEGRIEPGQKVVVIEDLISTGGSSLKAALAVREEGAQVMGVLAIFTYQFAQAEQAFIDAGIPLETLSNYTSLVDEALRRGTIQSADVALLQSWREDPQAFGK; from the coding sequence ATGAGTGAGACAAAGCTTACGCAACTTCCAGCTACAATTGCGGGTCACCTGTTAGACATCGGAGCGGTACATTTGCGCCCGAACGATCCATTCACATGGACTTCGGGTATTAAGTCTCCCATCTATTGCGATAATCGTTTGACGATGGGTTTTCCAATTATACGTGACACGATCGCAGAGGGGTTTGCCTCGATCATTCGCGCAAAGTACCCGGATGCAACAGTCATTGCAGGTACTGCAACTGCAGGTATTCCACATGCTGCTTGGGTGGCACAGAAGCTGAATCTGCCAATGGCTTATGTTCGCGATAAAGCTAAAGGGCATGGTAAGCAAAATCAAATTGAAGGTCGGATCGAGCCGGGACAAAAGGTTGTCGTCATAGAGGATCTAATCTCGACAGGGGGTAGCTCACTCAAAGCTGCACTTGCTGTTCGTGAAGAGGGTGCGCAGGTTATGGGAGTGCTGGCGATCTTCACGTACCAATTCGCACAAGCGGAGCAAGCTTTCATTGATGCGGGAATCCCTTTAGAAACGCTATCGAATTACACATCGTTGGTTGATGAAGCGCTTCGACGTGGAACCATTCAATCTGCGGATGTTGCTTTACTGCAATCCTGGAGAGAAGATCCGCAAGCATTTGGCAAATAA
- the pyrF gene encoding orotidine-5'-phosphate decarboxylase encodes MAALTMAEAASKVMVALDKPDADAALRLASELQGTGCWMKVGMELFYAAGPSVVRELKARKFRVFLDLKMHDIPNTVRGGSRSLARLGVDLFNVHGAGGLAMMSAAVEGVQEAVTAGEAEHLPMIIAVTQLTSTSQSVLNEEIRISGQLEEAVVHYAKLARTAGLQGVVASPLEVEAIKLACGTDFVTVTPGIRPRGAALGDQSRVMTPYDAVKCGTDYLVIGRPITAADNPAEALNRIIKEMTES; translated from the coding sequence ATGGCAGCGTTAACGATGGCAGAGGCAGCGAGTAAGGTCATGGTCGCATTGGATAAGCCGGATGCAGATGCAGCGCTTCGACTTGCTAGTGAACTCCAAGGAACAGGCTGCTGGATGAAGGTTGGCATGGAGCTGTTCTATGCAGCGGGACCGTCAGTTGTTCGCGAGTTGAAAGCACGTAAGTTTCGCGTATTCCTCGATTTGAAGATGCATGATATTCCGAACACTGTGCGCGGTGGATCACGAAGTCTTGCTCGCCTAGGTGTAGACCTGTTTAATGTGCATGGTGCTGGTGGTTTGGCGATGATGAGCGCAGCAGTTGAAGGGGTGCAAGAGGCCGTTACAGCTGGTGAAGCAGAGCACTTGCCAATGATCATCGCAGTTACGCAGCTAACGAGTACGAGTCAATCGGTATTGAATGAAGAGATTAGAATTTCTGGACAGCTAGAGGAAGCAGTGGTGCACTATGCGAAGCTAGCACGCACAGCAGGGTTGCAAGGTGTTGTCGCTTCACCTCTTGAAGTAGAGGCGATCAAGCTTGCTTGCGGCACAGACTTTGTTACCGTAACACCGGGTATTCGTCCACGAGGTGCTGCACTAGGAGATCAATCACGTGTAATGACACCTTACGATGCGGTGAAGTGTGGTACGGACTATCTCGTTATAGGTAGACCAATTACTGCAGCTGATAACCCAGCAGAAGCGCTCAATCGAATCATAAAGGAGATGACTGAATCATGA
- the carB gene encoding carbamoyl-phosphate synthase large subunit, producing the protein MPKNNNLKKLLVIGSGPIVIGQAAEFDYAGTQACQALKEEGYEVILINSNPATIMTDTNIADRVYIEPINLEFVSQIIRQERPDGLLPTLGGQTGLNMAVELARAGVLEQEGVKLLGTQLSAIERAEDRDLFRELMRELDQPVPESTIVTTVAEAVEFANGLGYPVIVRPAYTLGGTGGGIAADEEELREITTNGIRYSPIGQCLIERSIAGMKEIEYEVMRDANDNCIVVCNMENFDPVGVHTGDSIVVAPVQTLSDRENQMLRSASLKIIRALSIEGGCNVQFALDPQSFQYYVIEVNPRVSRSSALASKATGYPIAKMAAKIAAGYTLDEIVNPVTGQTFACFEPTIDYIVSKIPRWPFDKFTSADRKLGTQMKATGEVMAIGRTFEESIQKAVRSLEIGVHRLLLKGAHELDDETLTTRLIKADDERMFLIAEAFRRGWTLQHIQDLTSIDWWFLDKIERIVLFEDVIRQETELTNELLLEAKRNGFTDRAIAELRAEVGRSSLTVEADVRTHRKEQGIMPVYKMVDTCAAEFEATTPYYYSTYETENEVLPSAKEKIIVLGSGPIRIGQGIEFDYSTVHAVWAIRNAGYEAVIINNNPETVSTDFSTSDRLYFEPLFFEDVMNVIEQEKPIGVIVQFGGQTAINLAAPLSKAGVRILGTSLDSIDEAEDRKRFEALLSKLNIPQPKGTTVTSVNEAVGAAQSLGYPVLVRPSYVLGGRAMEIVYSDEELLSYMEVAVQINPEHPVLIDTYMLGKEIEVDAICDGETVLIPGIMEHVERAGVHSGDSIAVYPPQSLSEDVKQQAIDITIKIAKELKTIGLVNIQFVVWHEKVYVIEVNPRSSRTVPFLSKVTRIPMANLATQAILGKKLIELGYQEGLWPEDDFVSVKVPVFSFAKLRRVDPTLTPEMKSTGEVMGRDRHFAKALYKGLIGSGMKIPTSGAIIATVADKDKQESIEILKGFYNLGYKLIATGGTADAIEAAGLKVRRVNKLSEGTPNILDLIRTGEAQFVVNTLTKGKATERDGFRIRREAVENGVVCLTSLDTVRALLNMLQALRFSSEPMPAFQQ; encoded by the coding sequence ATGCCCAAAAATAACAATCTAAAAAAACTTCTCGTTATCGGCTCTGGACCGATTGTTATCGGACAAGCTGCAGAATTCGATTATGCGGGTACACAGGCGTGTCAAGCGCTTAAGGAAGAAGGCTATGAGGTCATATTGATCAATAGCAATCCTGCAACGATTATGACGGATACGAATATTGCTGATCGCGTATATATCGAACCTATCAATCTCGAGTTTGTCTCTCAGATTATTCGTCAAGAACGTCCAGATGGTCTATTGCCAACATTAGGCGGGCAAACGGGCCTTAATATGGCTGTCGAGCTTGCAAGAGCAGGTGTATTGGAGCAAGAAGGCGTTAAGCTGCTTGGAACGCAATTGAGTGCTATCGAGCGTGCAGAAGACCGTGACTTGTTCCGTGAGCTCATGCGTGAGCTGGACCAGCCTGTTCCAGAAAGCACGATCGTTACGACAGTAGCAGAAGCGGTTGAATTCGCGAATGGCTTAGGCTATCCTGTCATCGTTCGTCCTGCTTATACATTAGGTGGAACCGGTGGGGGAATTGCAGCGGATGAAGAAGAGCTTCGTGAAATTACAACGAACGGCATTCGTTATAGCCCAATCGGACAATGTTTAATTGAGCGTTCGATCGCAGGGATGAAGGAAATCGAATATGAGGTTATGCGTGACGCGAACGACAACTGTATTGTCGTCTGTAATATGGAAAACTTCGATCCAGTTGGCGTGCACACAGGAGACAGTATCGTTGTGGCACCCGTTCAAACGCTCTCTGATCGTGAGAACCAGATGCTTCGTTCGGCCTCACTGAAGATTATTCGTGCTTTGAGCATCGAAGGTGGCTGTAATGTACAGTTCGCATTAGATCCGCAAAGCTTTCAATACTATGTCATAGAGGTTAATCCACGGGTCAGCCGCTCCTCTGCACTTGCATCGAAAGCGACAGGATATCCGATCGCGAAGATGGCTGCGAAGATTGCAGCAGGCTACACTCTAGATGAGATTGTTAACCCGGTAACGGGTCAAACATTCGCGTGCTTTGAGCCTACAATTGACTATATAGTGTCCAAAATTCCACGCTGGCCGTTCGATAAGTTCACTTCAGCAGATCGCAAGCTGGGTACACAGATGAAGGCAACCGGAGAAGTTATGGCGATTGGCCGTACGTTCGAGGAGTCCATTCAGAAGGCGGTTCGTTCGCTTGAGATCGGTGTTCACCGTCTCCTGCTTAAGGGAGCTCATGAACTCGATGACGAAACGTTGACCACACGTCTCATCAAAGCGGATGATGAGCGGATGTTCCTGATCGCAGAAGCTTTCCGTCGTGGCTGGACACTGCAGCACATTCAAGATTTGACAAGCATCGATTGGTGGTTCCTTGATAAGATAGAGCGCATTGTTCTATTCGAGGATGTGATCCGTCAAGAAACTGAGCTTACGAATGAGCTATTGCTTGAAGCGAAGCGCAACGGCTTTACAGACCGTGCGATCGCTGAATTACGTGCAGAAGTAGGACGTAGCAGCTTAACAGTTGAAGCGGACGTTCGTACGCACCGTAAAGAGCAGGGAATTATGCCTGTATATAAGATGGTTGATACTTGTGCGGCAGAGTTCGAAGCAACAACGCCATACTATTACTCCACTTATGAGACAGAAAATGAAGTGCTTCCAAGTGCGAAAGAGAAAATTATCGTACTAGGCTCTGGTCCAATTCGGATCGGTCAAGGGATTGAGTTCGATTATTCGACTGTTCATGCGGTATGGGCAATTCGCAATGCTGGCTATGAAGCAGTAATCATCAATAACAATCCGGAGACAGTATCTACTGACTTTAGTACGTCTGATCGTCTATACTTCGAGCCACTCTTCTTCGAAGATGTAATGAATGTCATCGAACAAGAGAAGCCAATTGGTGTCATCGTGCAATTCGGTGGTCAAACGGCGATTAACTTAGCTGCGCCACTTTCGAAAGCAGGCGTGCGCATTCTCGGAACTTCGCTCGACAGCATCGACGAAGCAGAAGATCGCAAACGGTTTGAAGCGTTGCTAAGCAAGCTGAACATTCCTCAACCTAAGGGTACGACAGTTACTTCAGTTAATGAAGCAGTTGGTGCTGCGCAATCGCTTGGATATCCTGTTCTAGTACGTCCATCGTATGTACTGGGTGGTCGTGCAATGGAAATTGTCTATTCGGACGAAGAGTTGCTATCCTATATGGAAGTTGCTGTTCAGATTAATCCGGAGCATCCCGTATTAATCGATACGTATATGCTTGGCAAAGAAATCGAAGTCGATGCGATCTGCGACGGAGAAACAGTGCTTATTCCAGGCATTATGGAACATGTCGAACGCGCAGGTGTTCACTCTGGTGACTCCATTGCAGTATATCCTCCACAATCACTGTCGGAAGATGTGAAGCAGCAAGCGATAGACATCACGATTAAGATTGCGAAAGAATTGAAGACAATCGGTCTTGTAAACATTCAATTCGTCGTATGGCATGAGAAAGTGTATGTCATCGAAGTTAACCCTCGTTCTTCACGGACAGTGCCGTTCTTAAGTAAAGTAACGCGCATCCCGATGGCGAACTTGGCGACACAAGCGATCTTGGGTAAGAAGCTAATAGAGCTTGGATATCAAGAGGGTCTATGGCCTGAGGATGATTTCGTATCGGTGAAGGTTCCTGTATTCTCCTTCGCGAAACTACGTCGCGTTGATCCTACGCTTACACCTGAGATGAAATCAACAGGTGAGGTCATGGGACGCGATCGTCATTTTGCAAAAGCGTTGTATAAGGGCTTGATCGGTTCAGGGATGAAAATTCCGACATCGGGAGCGATTATTGCGACGGTTGCAGATAAAGATAAGCAAGAATCGATTGAAATTCTTAAAGGATTCTATAATCTTGGATATAAGCTGATCGCCACAGGCGGAACTGCAGATGCCATTGAAGCAGCAGGCTTGAAAGTACGTCGTGTGAATAAGCTGTCGGAAGGTACTCCGAACATTCTCGATCTGATTCGTACAGGTGAAGCGCAATTCGTCGTCAACACGTTGACGAAGGGTAAAGCGACAGAGCGTGACGGTTTCCGGATTCGCCGTGAAGCTGTAGAGAATGGTGTTGTCTGCTTGACTTCCCTTGATACAGTAAGAGCGTTGCTCAACATGCTTCAGGCGCTTCGCTTCTCAAGCGAACCGATGCCTGCATTCCAACAGTAA
- the carA gene encoding glutamine-hydrolyzing carbamoyl-phosphate synthase small subunit → MQARLLLEDGTLFTGKGFGSEGESVGEVVFNTGGTGYQEVVSDPSYCGQIVTMTNPLIGNYGITRDDFESFRPYIHGLVVRRHETIPSNWRAEYSLDHLLKTYGIIGISDIDTRMLTRRIRQFGTMKGILTTGNERVEELLERLGATPLLRDQVARTSTPTLFKSPGEKERIVLIDFGSKYGIMRELNKRGCDVIVVPHDTSADEIRRINPDGIQLSNGSGDPKDVPHAIETIRQLIGEYPIFGICLGHQLFALASGADTGKLKFGHRGGNHPVKELSTGRCYITSQNHGYAVLDESIKGTELEVTHINNNDKTIEGLKHKKYPAFSVQYHPEASPGPLDNNHLFDRFIEMIREHKRANPMRARQAHLSETLRGELHYAQK, encoded by the coding sequence ATGCAAGCAAGATTATTGTTGGAAGATGGAACGCTATTCACAGGTAAAGGCTTTGGTTCGGAGGGTGAATCGGTCGGTGAAGTGGTGTTCAATACAGGTGGTACGGGATATCAGGAGGTTGTGTCTGATCCTTCCTATTGCGGACAAATCGTAACGATGACGAACCCTTTAATTGGAAATTACGGGATTACAAGAGATGACTTCGAAAGCTTCCGTCCATATATTCATGGCCTCGTTGTAAGAAGGCATGAGACAATTCCAAGCAACTGGCGTGCAGAATACTCCCTGGATCATCTACTCAAAACTTACGGGATTATCGGGATTAGCGATATTGATACTCGGATGCTGACACGTAGAATTCGTCAGTTCGGGACGATGAAGGGGATTCTTACAACAGGTAACGAGCGAGTGGAGGAGCTACTGGAGCGTCTTGGCGCTACACCGTTGTTACGTGATCAGGTCGCACGTACGTCGACTCCGACTCTTTTTAAGAGTCCTGGTGAGAAGGAACGGATCGTACTGATTGATTTCGGTTCAAAATATGGAATTATGCGCGAGTTGAACAAGCGTGGCTGTGATGTGATTGTTGTTCCTCATGACACGTCAGCAGACGAAATCCGTCGCATAAATCCCGATGGGATTCAATTGTCCAACGGCTCGGGAGATCCTAAGGACGTTCCTCACGCGATTGAAACGATACGCCAATTGATTGGCGAATATCCGATATTCGGAATTTGCTTAGGGCATCAGCTGTTCGCGCTTGCGAGCGGGGCAGATACAGGAAAGCTGAAATTTGGACATCGCGGTGGCAATCACCCTGTTAAGGAGCTTTCTACTGGACGTTGCTACATTACTTCACAGAATCATGGCTATGCTGTGTTGGATGAATCAATTAAGGGTACTGAGCTCGAAGTGACACACATCAACAACAACGATAAGACGATAGAAGGACTTAAGCATAAGAAGTATCCTGCTTTTTCAGTCCAATATCATCCGGAAGCATCACCGGGACCGCTGGACAACAACCATCTTTTTGACCGATTCATAGAGATGATTAGAGAGCACAAGCGCGCAAATCCTATGCGTGCACGTCAAGCGCACCTGTCGGAGACGCTGAGAGGAGAGTTACACTATGCCCAAAAATAA
- a CDS encoding dihydroorotase produces the protein MSTWILNGQTLNKETGKLETKHVRLDNGVIAEWVDAATLSEPDTAGCEIIDASGKLIAPGLIDMHVHLREPGFEYKETIASGTQSAAKGGFTTIAPMPNTRPVMDTPETIRYVLDKATTEGSVRVLPYAAISKNELGRELTDFAALKEAGAIGFTDDGVGVQSAQMMKDAMTLAHSLDMPIIAHCEDDTLVEGAFVTEGAFSRKHGLKGIPNESEAIHVGRDILLSEATGVHYHVCHVSTEQSVRLLRLGKSVGINVTSEVCPHHLILSDEDIPDSMDANWKMNPPLRTPRDVEACIQALEEGTIDIIVTDHAPHSEEEKARGIERAPFGIVGFETAFPLLYTKFVRTGRWTLEFLLRRMTSDPARVFGLPYGTLEEGAPADIVLIDLEHEREVNPNTFLTKGRNTPFTGWKLYGWPAATIVGGKVVWSQEQGINR, from the coding sequence ATGTCAACATGGATATTGAATGGACAGACGTTAAACAAAGAGACAGGAAAGCTTGAGACGAAGCATGTACGATTGGATAATGGTGTAATCGCTGAGTGGGTAGATGCAGCAACACTGTCTGAGCCAGACACTGCAGGTTGCGAAATTATCGACGCATCAGGCAAGCTAATCGCTCCGGGATTGATCGATATGCACGTACACCTTCGGGAGCCTGGCTTCGAATACAAGGAAACGATCGCAAGCGGTACGCAATCAGCAGCCAAAGGTGGCTTCACGACGATTGCACCGATGCCTAATACTAGACCCGTAATGGATACACCAGAGACGATTCGCTATGTGCTCGATAAAGCGACTACAGAAGGTAGTGTGCGTGTATTGCCTTACGCAGCCATTTCCAAAAATGAGCTCGGACGCGAACTGACAGACTTCGCTGCACTGAAAGAAGCAGGAGCGATTGGCTTCACGGATGATGGTGTCGGCGTGCAAAGTGCTCAAATGATGAAAGATGCAATGACGCTCGCTCACTCACTCGATATGCCGATTATCGCGCACTGTGAGGATGATACATTGGTTGAAGGTGCGTTCGTAACTGAAGGTGCATTTTCACGCAAGCATGGCCTTAAAGGGATTCCGAATGAATCTGAAGCGATTCATGTGGGACGCGATATTCTGCTCTCGGAAGCGACAGGGGTACATTATCATGTGTGTCACGTAAGCACAGAGCAATCGGTAAGATTGCTACGTTTAGGCAAGTCAGTTGGCATCAATGTTACTTCTGAAGTTTGTCCGCATCATCTGATTCTGTCTGATGAGGACATTCCTGACAGCATGGATGCAAACTGGAAGATGAATCCGCCGCTTCGCACGCCAAGAGACGTGGAAGCTTGCATTCAAGCGCTTGAAGAAGGAACGATTGATATTATCGTAACTGACCATGCGCCACATAGTGAAGAAGAGAAAGCGCGTGGGATAGAGCGAGCACCGTTCGGAATTGTCGGTTTTGAAACAGCATTCCCGCTGCTTTACACGAAGTTCGTTCGCACAGGTCGCTGGACACTGGAATTCCTTCTGCGTCGTATGACGAGTGATCCTGCTCGCGTGTTCGGTCTCCCTTACGGGACGCTAGAAGAAGGAGCGCCTGCAGATATCGTTCTGATTGATCTTGAGCACGAACGTGAAGTTAATCCGAATACGTTTCTGACGAAGGGTCGTAACACACCGTTCACAGGATGGAAGTTATATGGCTGGCCTGCTGCAACAATCGTGGGAGGCAAGGTAGTTTGGTCGCAAGAGCAAGGCATTAACCGCTAA
- the pyrR gene encoding bifunctional pyr operon transcriptional regulator/uracil phosphoribosyltransferase PyrR, producing MQDSRVIMDESAIRRALTRIAHEIVEKNKGIDGCVLIGIRTRGVYLAHRVAELILAIEGHPVAVCELDITQYRDDRAGTKDESKDVQDTELQYVVNNKRIILFDDVLYTGRTIRAAMDALMDQGRPQSIQLAVLVDRGHRELPIRPDYIGKNVPTSRHEQIVVSLTEIDKGDCVTIIHPAESEE from the coding sequence ATGCAGGACTCCCGCGTTATTATGGATGAATCCGCAATTCGGCGGGCACTGACTCGAATCGCGCATGAGATTGTCGAGAAGAACAAAGGCATTGATGGCTGTGTTCTTATCGGAATTCGCACGAGAGGCGTCTATCTTGCCCACAGAGTTGCAGAGCTTATCCTAGCAATTGAAGGTCATCCGGTTGCGGTGTGTGAGCTTGATATTACGCAATATCGGGATGATCGCGCAGGAACCAAAGATGAGAGCAAGGATGTTCAAGACACTGAACTCCAGTATGTGGTAAACAATAAGCGAATCATTTTGTTCGATGATGTACTCTACACGGGACGTACAATTCGAGCAGCGATGGATGCGCTTATGGATCAAGGACGACCACAATCGATCCAGCTTGCTGTACTCGTCGATCGAGGGCATCGTGAGCTGCCGATTCGACCCGACTATATCGGGAAGAATGTACCAACTTCACGGCATGAACAGATCGTGGTTTCGCTTACTGAAATTGATAAGGGTGATTGTGTAACGATTATTCATCCAGCTGAATCAGAAGAGTAA
- a CDS encoding LL-diaminopimelate aminotransferase, translating into MSVERYQTTFIQQQFASRIGGPNYGKDTNIYKFEKIKRAKAAAKLAFPDVELIDLGVGEPDEMADAGIVAKLAEEAAKPENRGYADNGIAEFKEVAAKYLKAVFAVDGIDPNTEIVHSIGSKPALAMLPSVFINPGDVTILTVPGYPVLGTHTKYLGGEVYNVQLTKENNFLPDLDAIPVEIAQRAKLLYLNYPNNPTGAAATAQFFEEAVAWAKKFNVVVVHDAPYAALTFDGVKPLSFLSAPGAKDVGVELHSLSKSYNMTGWRIGFIAGNPLIIKAFSDVKDNNDSGQFIAIQKAAIYGLEHPEITEAISEKYSRRHNMLVGALNEIGFHAEKPKGSFFLYVEAPKGIKGGQRFECAEHFSQYLIREKLISIVPWNDAGNFIRFSVTFIAQGEAEELRVIDEIKHRLSDVEFEF; encoded by the coding sequence GTGAGTGTGGAGCGCTATCAAACGACGTTTATTCAGCAGCAATTTGCGAGCAGAATTGGCGGGCCTAACTATGGTAAAGATACGAATATTTATAAGTTTGAAAAAATAAAGCGGGCAAAGGCTGCAGCTAAGTTAGCATTCCCCGATGTTGAATTGATCGACTTGGGTGTCGGCGAACCTGATGAGATGGCGGATGCGGGTATCGTTGCGAAGCTAGCGGAAGAAGCTGCAAAGCCAGAAAATCGCGGTTATGCGGATAATGGTATTGCTGAGTTTAAAGAGGTGGCAGCGAAATACTTGAAAGCTGTATTTGCTGTCGATGGCATTGACCCGAATACGGAAATTGTTCATTCCATCGGCTCCAAGCCTGCGCTTGCAATGCTTCCGAGTGTGTTTATTAACCCAGGAGACGTTACGATTTTAACGGTTCCGGGTTATCCGGTCCTTGGTACCCATACGAAGTATTTGGGTGGAGAGGTTTACAATGTACAGTTGACGAAGGAGAACAATTTCCTTCCGGATCTTGATGCGATCCCAGTGGAAATTGCTCAGCGTGCCAAGTTATTGTACTTGAACTATCCGAATAATCCGACAGGGGCAGCAGCTACTGCACAATTTTTTGAAGAGGCCGTTGCGTGGGCGAAAAAGTTCAACGTCGTTGTCGTTCATGATGCTCCTTACGCTGCATTGACATTCGATGGCGTAAAACCGTTAAGTTTCTTGTCCGCACCCGGTGCAAAAGACGTTGGAGTGGAGCTTCACTCTTTGTCTAAATCCTACAACATGACAGGCTGGCGAATCGGCTTCATTGCTGGTAATCCACTTATCATAAAAGCGTTCAGCGATGTGAAGGATAACAATGATTCTGGGCAGTTCATCGCGATTCAGAAAGCAGCGATCTATGGTCTTGAGCATCCGGAGATAACAGAAGCGATCTCTGAGAAATATTCGCGTCGTCACAATATGCTAGTGGGGGCACTTAATGAAATTGGTTTTCATGCCGAGAAACCTAAGGGCTCGTTCTTCCTTTATGTAGAGGCGCCGAAAGGCATTAAGGGCGGACAGCGGTTTGAGTGTGCAGAACACTTCTCGCAATACTTAATCCGTGAAAAACTGATCTCCATTGTACCTTGGAATGATGCGGGCAATTTCATTCGTTTCTCGGTCACATTTATTGCGCAGGGTGAGGCTGAAGAGCTTCGAGTTATCGATGAAATTAAACATCGTCTTTCCGATGTCGAATTTGAATTTTAA
- a CDS encoding RluA family pseudouridine synthase, with amino-acid sequence MMWTVEQSSSGERLDKHITEVLSEKQISRSQIQEWIRIGAIRVNDQTSKANMKVTANDSIRVTIPEPEPLAAFPEDIPLDVVFEDSDVIVINKPRGMVVHPAVGHPRGTVVNALLHHCKDLSGINGVMRPGIVHRIDKDTSGLLMVAKNDLAHTSLAAQLKAHTVTRRYHALVYGDMEHDKGTIDAPIGRADQDRKLYVVTSKNSKHAVTHFAVLERFGDYTLVELKLETGRTHQIRVHMKYIGYPLVGDPVYGGKSGRTLDMKGQALHAGVLGFEHPRTGQYLEFTTPIPDDLENALNILRTR; translated from the coding sequence ATGATGTGGACTGTAGAACAATCCTCATCCGGAGAACGACTGGACAAGCATATTACAGAAGTGTTGTCGGAGAAGCAAATTTCTCGCTCACAAATTCAAGAGTGGATTCGAATCGGTGCGATTAGGGTTAACGACCAAACATCGAAAGCGAATATGAAAGTTACAGCTAACGACAGCATTCGTGTTACGATTCCAGAACCGGAACCACTCGCAGCATTTCCCGAAGACATCCCGCTTGATGTTGTATTCGAGGACAGTGATGTAATCGTAATCAATAAGCCACGGGGAATGGTTGTTCATCCAGCTGTTGGACATCCGCGTGGAACGGTCGTCAATGCGTTGCTTCATCATTGCAAAGACCTCTCTGGTATTAATGGTGTAATGAGACCGGGTATTGTCCACCGTATCGATAAGGATACTTCTGGACTATTAATGGTGGCGAAGAATGATCTGGCGCACACTTCACTTGCTGCGCAATTAAAAGCACATACAGTAACACGGCGCTATCACGCTCTTGTCTATGGCGATATGGAGCATGATAAAGGGACGATTGATGCACCAATTGGACGAGCAGATCAAGATCGCAAGCTGTATGTTGTTACGAGCAAAAATAGCAAGCATGCGGTGACGCATTTTGCCGTATTGGAACGCTTTGGAGATTATACGCTTGTTGAGCTCAAGCTCGAAACGGGCAGAACGCATCAAATTCGTGTGCATATGAAGTACATTGGATATCCACTCGTTGGAGATCCTGTGTATGGTGGCAAAAGCGGTCGTACACTCGACATGAAAGGTCAAGCACTACACGCAGGTGTGCTCGGATTTGAGCATCCACGCACAGGTCAGTACTTGGAGTTTACTACACCAATACCTGATGATTTGGAAAATGCGCTCAATATTTTGCGGACACGTTAA